In Colias croceus chromosome 21, ilColCroc2.1, the DNA window AGACGGATGCCCGGCGCACTGGACTTTAACTATCCGggaacatttaaataattgcttCCCAGAGAGCTGGATCGGCAGGGATGGCCCCATTCCTTGGCCAGCGCGGTCGCCTGACCTAACCCCGgtcgatttttttgtatggggACGGGCAAAGGACACATACACGACTGAGATAGAGACTATGGATGAATTAATCGAAAGAATTCAATCTGCATTTCGGACAATGAAAGAAGAGATGATGTTAAAAATCACAACGACAGAAGTGAGAAAGCGCGCCCGTGCATGCATACGTAACGGCGGAAGACAGTTTGaacatgaaaattaaaattttgtttacaaaaaaccgttttttttttattttccaacaaattgaattatttaccCTTAACTAGGTAAAACACCCTTACTTGAAGAAATTGTAAGATATCTGCACAAATGATATCTCAAAAGAAAGGGAAATACCCAAGCATGTTTCTAAATGTGTTTGAACGTCTGtagctattttatttatttttttatttggactttaaaataagatattttttttttcaatttttttattacatttaaatgattggtaaatgtattttttgtgataaatggTACTTTTAAATGCTTGGATACAGTTGAACACACAATGCACTAgcgaaataaattgtataccgTAGACATTTCAACGTAATTTGAACGTTGTATGCAATTTAATGGCAGATTTCGgaattttgcaaaaaaaacgtaagatgctcccaaaaaaaaattgaacttGGTCTAAGACAACTGTTGCTCAAAATGTTCTAAATGCTCCGTACTATCATCCCCTTAAACCTTTGCACCCACCTTCCAAACAGCCTGTATATTAAAAATCTGTTGGATTTTGTCAAATACCTCTAATAGCAAATTTtctacgtttttttttttgaaaaagacAAGTTGTTTTAGAGCATTTTTTTTGCACTATCGTGATCTGAAAAGTATCACTTTGTGGCTTGATAATTGCGCCGCCCAAAACAAGAACTGGTCCTTGTTTTCCTATTTGTTGTATCTTGTTAAGTATATAACTGAAGTGAACTTGGAAACTATAACTCTAAAATTTTTGGAAGTTGGACATTTATGTCAGCTGATAAGTTTTATCACCAAGTCGATCTTTCACtcaaaaagaagaaaagaaTATATGACTTTGAAGACTTCCATCGCGCCGTCTCTGATACACATCGTGCTATTACATACTGTCAAGAGTATGGATATTGGCGACTTTTAtagaacttaaaatattataccacGACTCTACCTGAGCAAGATGTGTCAAGTCTGTTTTCAAAGAGGACTTCATAccataatgtataaaactgaTTTTAATGGACAAGAGAGAATTTTAGATTTCCTAAGAatgaaaaacattaaaactgGAATTCCAAGACCAGTTATGAAATCCGTCTTTAGAGGAATTACTGAGAAGCATAAATCTGACATAGTAAATCAATTATTTCCTCTAATGCCCGAGAATCGAAAAGCGTTTTGGTACAATTTGCCATGTAATGATGAATCCGTTGATTTGATGAACGAATATGAggatatcaatattataaattacacacCAAAACAACGAGTTCAAATGAGTTTTTATCATGGATATCTACACTTTGTTAGTTATGcatcttttaatttttgatattgaGGTTTATGccatatttgtaataaaaagtatttatgtacctagttaAGATATATccaaaaatttataactttctgttatcttaatataaaaGTACTAATATTCAAAGTACATACTTTGtctataggtacatacctatagACTGTTAAAATGTCTAGTTGTTATAAGAATACAAACttgtcatttttaaatgttttttttttttcttacggtACAAGTTTTACTGACTTGTGaatatagaataatatttattttgttactactgataaactattttgtttctatactacttattcatattatacgtCTTATCATTAGActtgtaattttgttttgataaagaaaatgttatgataaatataggtatatgttAATTAACATGTACAAATACTCATTTGATGATAGTAAAGAATTGTTCAAAGTGCTGAGTTTAAAAAGAAACCGAAATATGACATGTTCACAATCAGAAGATACTGCAACAGTAGCACCTCTCATGCCCCTAAATCAGAGACCTAAAAATACCAAAAGACAGAGACCTGCAATCATTTCTGGAGTACCTCCAACCATCCAGCCGTCCATTTTATGAGTCTTTGGAGACTGGCCCGAAATGGAGGATATTCTGATgaagcaaattaaaaatattgtaatctctccataataaaatttcctcCATAACACTCATTACtgaaaataatgattattgatATTGGCCCTATTAGCACCAGGCCACAGAATTATATACACCTGTAAATAAATGTGAGCGTTCTTTTGTCTTATATTTTCTCACATTTTGGCTTTGCACAGAatagcaatcaatcaaataacaatcttagtacctacctacacatCATATTGTACTTGTTTTTGCGTAACAGTTTTATGgattattctaataaatcaaactATTCACAACAGCATGGAATTCACACGTTCAGAGAATCACAGATTTTTCGAGCTGCGAGCATTTCGCCATTTCTATTTTCAGCATTACTCATTGACAGTGACATAACACAGCACagacagcacacagcacagaCTTGAgacataaaattttcattatgaATGTTATAATCTgtggttataatataatattattataaaattttcattaaaattaacatcgGGAAGTGTTGTTAGTTTTATGCTCTAAGTTTCTCGAGgcccgcccgcggcttcgcccgcgttttcagagaaaaccccgcatagttccatttcccgtgggatttccgggataaaacctatcctatctctcaagttggatcaaactgcacatgcgaattttattataatcggttaagtggtttaggagtccattgaggacattgaggacacgagatttatatatattataagataagattaagattaagattaagattaagattaagattaagataagataagataagataagatagaAAAATTAGTACAATGCCGCGAAGGAAAATAATCCTCCGTTAGGTCGTGGTGGGACACTCCCTTACATAAACGATCTGTTAAAAGAATTAGCAGCGTGTTAAACTAACTAATAGAGCATGGTGAAACTGGGTTTTAAGCTGGGTTTTAAGCAAATTCTTTAACAATCCTTCTACCTAgcttacaaaaaattaaaagtaaaataataagctGTTATTTCTGCTACTTAtgttaataattcaaaaaattatattttgtaaagatAACATAAAccaaaaattttgtaaattttgtactataattatttatatataagtatatattattttttgaagtatatacctatgtaatatttaGTTCACATTAGTATGTGTGTATATGtgtctattttatattattatttgcaatGAATTGTTAtgtgtaattgtaattatagtCATTTATTTTGCGCTATCCCACGACCTTCTTACATTTCCTTTCCTaccaggttgcctggtagagattgctgttcagcaataaggccgccttttgtaCAAATGATGCCTTGTTGTgattttgttctttttttctGCTTTGTCCATTCATGTTTGTACAatgaagtataataaataaataaataaatactataataCAGACGGAGCGCAGAAtaccattttttaataatatttgaaaaatgtaaatCCGTTAATGTGAGAcagaattatttaataataaactcaaactATGGAATAATCaccaaaaatttatttagttataattGAGAATAAATCAATTTCTACAATTCTCTTCCTctataattaggtacctatggaACCTTGTCCCGTAGCATTATAATTCATCCTTAACTAGCTTTAGCATTTCATCGTCCTCCTCAGTCCAAATATCAGGGTCGGATGTCATTTGTCCAAGCGCCTCCATACGCCTTTCCATTGTGACCTTATCCAACACATGTTCCATTTTCATATGCATGCAGTCGTTAAAAACAGAGGCGTATTCGCAAATTTCAAAAATCCCCTCAACTACATCGCTACACTCCGCTATAGCCATTTTCAATCTAGACATAACTTCACTGTCTTCTCCATACACGGCTTTATTCGCTTCTAGAAGGTTCTCCTTGAcgactttattttttacaattatggAATTGCGCTTCAAAATGCATGCTACAAAGCACTTACCCTGCATTGTAGATTGGGGAAtcctttttaaaaagttttcaacGTCAACCATCGATGCTTTCACTTGATGCGCGCATTCTGTTAAATTCCTCCTGAACGGCTCGACATCTTCgctaattttattgaatttttcgATGTGTTGTTCCTTGCTCAGAGGTTGAAAGGATAAAGATAGATGTAAGATCGTAAATAGTACAACAAATGAGTATGAAGCCATATTATTCAATCGGAATTCTCACGTAAACGTCACGCTCTAGTAAACCTCATGGTTTTACTGTTTTTGTTAcagttattttgttaattggTTGTTAGTTAATAAATGAAGGAGTGACGTGTTGTTCCTTCACTGGATTTGGACATACAAGTATCGCAATCGTAATACTAAGGCCGATTGCAAAGATTTAATTATgaactactagcggtccgccccggcttcgcccgtggtacatatttcgcaataaaaagtagcctatgtcctttctcgggtatcaaaatatctccataccaaatttcatgcaaattggttcagtagtttaggcgtgattgagtaacagacagacagacagacagagttactttcgcatttataatattagtatggatgtatatataactagcggtccgcccggcttcgcccgtggtacataacgcaataaaaaaagatctaaagattgtctgtgacaaatttcatcaaaatcggataagaggtttaagcgggaaagcgtaccagacagacagacagagactttcgcatttacctataatattaggtatacttAGTAGGGATTAGTAGGGATGTTTATTTAGCTATTCTTTACAAATCGTCACTGCGTGAAATCATGAGGTGTTAATTCGTAACCTTCGTTAATTATTGCAATGAATATTAAACACAgttcagaaataaatatttttttagtatagGAACATAACAAAAGTCACATATCTACTCTAAGATAAAAAAACAGGTACATAAACATATTCTGGAATTCCACTCGCTTGttcaatctttaaaaaatattcaagagatagatattgcaaaatattttcacgTTTAAGCGATTATTACGGTGTATCTACGGGTATGAAAAGAATGCTTAGGTATGCAAACATTGAACAAATTGCTATGCAAATAAGAATAAACATTGAAGGTGCCTTTCAGGGCCAAAGCTCAAAAATCGTTgagaacaatattttttttatatttttattttactcaata includes these proteins:
- the LOC123701302 gene encoding uncharacterized protein LOC123701302, with the protein product MASYSFVVLFTILHLSLSFQPLSKEQHIEKFNKISEDVEPFRRNLTECAHQVKASMVDVENFLKRIPQSTMQGKCFVACILKRNSIIVKNKVVKENLLEANKAVYGEDSEVMSRLKMAIAECSDVVEGIFEICEYASVFNDCMHMKMEHVLDKVTMERRMEALGQMTSDPDIWTEEDDEMLKLVKDEL